A window of Bacillus kexueae genomic DNA:
GCTAGGCGCAGGTGGCTTAATCCGTGCATACGGCAAAGCCGTCTCAGAAGGGCTCAATAACATCGGCGTAGTAGAACGCAAATTAATGCGCATTATAAAGACAAAGGTTGACTATACATGGCTTGGCAAACTTGAAAACGAACTCCGTAACTCCGAATACATCGTTAAAGAAATTCACTACTTAGAAGACGTCATCATTGAGACGTATGTAAAAGAAGAAGAAAAAGAGACGTTCAAAGAGTGGATGGTCGAGCTAACGAACGGAAAAGCAGAAATAGAGGAAAGTGTGACAGAGTATTTGGAGAAAGAGATTAGTATGTAAAGGGGAAAACACCATGGAACATGGCAAACGAATGGTCAGAAAACAAAAAAAGAGAAAAAAGCGTAGATTAAGACGGCTATTACTTGTTCTACTTTTATTTTTATTAAGCATCGTTGGATATTCTGGGTACGTCATGATTTCAGCATTAAGTGCTGCCAATAGCTCCTATGAGGAATTAGAAAGAGGAGAAAAATCCAATCTTCGCTTAGACAATGTCGAAATTACAAAGGATCCATTTTCCGTCTTATTAATGGGAATCGAAGATTACTCAAGTGGAGGAGCGAATGGAAGAACTGATTCTCTCCTAGTAGCAACCTTTAATCCTAATACCAGTACGATGAAGCTTCTTAGTATTCCTCGAGATACCGAAGTTTATATAGAAAAAACAGATAAAGTTGATAAAATCAATCATGCATACGCATACGGTGGTAAGGAAGAGACTATTAAATCTGTAGAACATTTACTCGAAATCCCTATTGATTACTACGCAACTGTAAACTTTCAAGGGTTTAAAGATATCATTGATGAAATCGGTGGAGTAACGATTGAAGTACCTTTCGATTTTAAAGAAAAAAGTGACGAAGACGGGACTTATATTCAATTCACAGAAGGAGAAATGCATTTAAACGGTGAAGAAGCTTTAGCTTATGCTCGAATGAGAAAACAAGACCCAAGAGGTGACTTTGGGCGGAATGACCGTCAAAAACAGATCATAATGGCAGCGATTGAAAAAATGACTCTAGCGAACAACCTGTTTAAAATTGATGAAATTAGCAATCATATCGGTAATAATGTCCAAACTAACATTAAGGTTATTGAGTTATTAGCGTTACAAAACAAGTTTAGTGACTTTAATTCTGCTTCTATTGAAACCTTAACTATATCTGGAAACGATGATTATAAAAAT
This region includes:
- a CDS encoding LCP family protein, which translates into the protein MEHGKRMVRKQKKRKKRRLRRLLLVLLLFLLSIVGYSGYVMISALSAANSSYEELERGEKSNLRLDNVEITKDPFSVLLMGIEDYSSGGANGRTDSLLVATFNPNTSTMKLLSIPRDTEVYIEKTDKVDKINHAYAYGGKEETIKSVEHLLEIPIDYYATVNFQGFKDIIDEIGGVTIEVPFDFKEKSDEDGTYIQFTEGEMHLNGEEALAYARMRKQDPRGDFGRNDRQKQIIMAAIEKMTLANNLFKIDEISNHIGNNVQTNIKVIELLALQNKFSDFNSASIETLTISGNDDYKNGVYYFKPDELSLTEIQEELRSHLDLQNLGNIK
- a CDS encoding YigZ family protein, whose protein sequence is MLTSYYTVKEYGEHEIVIEKSRFICYLSRAKTEEEAQQFIQEIKKKHWNATHNCSAYLIGEHDHIQKANDDGEPSGTAGVPMLEVLKKRQLKDTVAVVTRYFGGIKLGAGGLIRAYGKAVSEGLNNIGVVERKLMRIIKTKVDYTWLGKLENELRNSEYIVKEIHYLEDVIIETYVKEEEKETFKEWMVELTNGKAEIEESVTEYLEKEISM